Genomic segment of Helicobacter enhydrae:
TATCATATTTTTAACATCAGGCATTCCCAAAGAGATCAGCTCAAATCCTATCTTTTTGAGCAAAATATCGCTACAGAGATACATTATCCCATCCCATCCCATAGGCAAGAAGCTATGCAAGGGATTTTTGATACAAATTATCCCATTGCCGAAACAATACATCAAACCACCCTTAGCCTTCCTATCTCTTTTGCTCATACCCAAGAAGAGATTTGGCAAGTCATCGAGACGCTCAACAAATGGAAATCCATCACCTAAAACACAAAACTTGATAGAATTGCATATTTTTATAAAGGAAGTTGATTGAAAGGAATTATTTTAGCTGGAGGAAGTGGCACTCGTTTGTTTCCATTGACAAAAGGTGTTGTTAAGCAGCTTTTGCCTATTTATGACAAACCAATGATTTATTATCCTCTTTCAATCCTTATGCTTGCAGGGATCAAAGAAATCTTAATCATCTCAACTCCTAGAGATATTCAAAGATTCCGAGATCTTTTGGGTGATGGTTCGCAATTAGGACTTAGATTTGAATACATTATTCAAAATCATCCAAATGGACTTGCAGAAGCTTTTATTTTGGGAGAAGAATTCATTCAAGGAGATGATGTGTGCCTTGTCCTTGGAGACAATCTGATTTATGGAGAAGGGCTCATCAAAACACTTCAATCTAGTGTGGCAAAAGTCAAAGAAAAAAGGGAAGGAGTTGTGTTTGGCTACTATGTCAATAATCCCTCTGATTATGGCATCGTAGAATTTGATCAAAACAATCAAGTTATTTCGATTCAAGAAAAACCAAAATGCCCAAAAAGCAATTTCGCAGTGATTGGATTGTATTTTTATCCCAATGATGTCACAACAAAAGCAAAACAAGTGGTCCCATCCTCTCGAGGAGAGCTTGAAATCACCTCGATCAATCAGCTCTATCTACAAGAGCAAAGACTTCAGGTGGAGTTTTTGGGGCGTGGTTACGCTTGGCTTGACACTGGCACATACGATCATCTTTTGGAAGCAAGTAATTTCATCGAGATTATTGAGAAGCGACAAGGACTAAAAATCGCCTGTATTGAAGAGATTGCCTACAAAATGGGTTATATTTCACGCCAAGATCTTCAAAACTTGGGAAAAAATATGGAAAAAAATCAATACGGACAATATATCTTAAAGATTGCAGAGCAATGAGAAATATTCTAATTACAGGTGGAGCAGGCTTTATTGGAAGCAACTTTATTGATTATTTTTTAAAACGCTATCCTCATTACAAGATTTTCAATCTCGATGTATTGACCTATGCAGGAAAATTGGAAAATATGAATGAGTTTTATCATCACCCAAATCATACTTTTATACAAGGAGACATCTGCGATCTTAATTTGTTGGGAGAGATTTTTGAAAAATACAAAATCGATTCTATCATTCATTTTGCTGCAGAATCTCATGTTGATAACTCCATTGCCTCTCCCAATGCTTTTGTCCAAACCAACATCAACGGCACATTTTCTTTGTTGCAAACCGCATTGCATTTTTGGCTCAAAAATCCCTTTGATTACAAAACCCCTTATGGGATCTTCCACCACATTAGCACAGATGAAGTTTATGGTAGTTTGGGGGACACTGGATATTTCACAGAAACAACACCTTACGCCCCAAATTCTCCCTATTCTGCCTCCAAAGCATCTAGCGATATGCTTGTGAAAAGCTATCATCACACTTATGGACTTAAAACCTTCATTACCAACTGCTCCAATAATTATGGACCAAAACAACACGATGAAAAACTCATCCCGACCATTATTCGCAAAGCCATCAATCAAGAAGATATTCCAATTTATGGAAATGGTTTAAATATTCGAGATTGGCTTTATGTTTTGGATCATTGTGCGGGGATCGATCTTGTTTTCCATAGCCAAAATTTTGGAGAGACTTACAACATTGGTGGTAACAACGAGCATACAAACATACAAATCGCTCATCTAGTGTGCAAGATTCTAGATGAACTGCATCCAAAAGCAAAAGGGAAATATTCAGACCAAATTACTTATGTCAAAGATCGTTTGGGGCACGACCATCGTTACGCAATCGACGCGTCAAAAATCAGAAATCAGCTCAATTGGACCACCCATTACCCGTTTGTATCAGGAATACACCAAACAATACTTTGGTATCTAAAATCACAAGGATAAATTATGCAAAAAATTTATCGGAATTTCTTTGACAATCAAATGTTGTTTTTTAGAACTTATATATTTATTTTTGGGTTATACGCCTATGACTATCTCCTTTTGCTGATTGACAACAATGTATCATTAGGTAGTTTGTTTTTTGGCTTTTTCTCTTCTTGCATTCTTGCGGCTTTTCTCTGTCTCATTGCTATGTTCCCCAAAAAGATAAGTCGCTACCTTATGTGGCTCTCAAGCCTCATATCTTGTGCTGTGTTTTTGATTGATATTTTTTGCTGGATCACTTTTGAAGCACCATTGAGTGCGACAATGCTAATAACTGCATTTGAAACCAATTTGCAAGAAAGTCTATCTTTTGTTGAACTATATTTCAATTTTAGGATACTTGGAGCATTCTTACTGACAAGCCTTTATGCATATCTTTGTTTTTTTGTTGGCAACCAAAAAACTTTTAAATATAGTGGGGGGGGGGGATTACTCTTTTTGTCCCCATTTGTTCTTTTAGGCTTGTGTTTTGCACTATATGATTTCTATACATTAAAAAATGATTTTAGCGGTTGTCAATACAAAAAATCCTTCTCCTTTCTTATCCCAATGCGACAAATCTGTGCTTTCAACCTAGCTTTCAATGACAACAAGCAAACAAAAGATCTATTGGACAAACTCAAAACTGAT
This window contains:
- the rfbA gene encoding glucose-1-phosphate thymidylyltransferase RfbA; translated protein: MKGIILAGGSGTRLFPLTKGVVKQLLPIYDKPMIYYPLSILMLAGIKEILIISTPRDIQRFRDLLGDGSQLGLRFEYIIQNHPNGLAEAFILGEEFIQGDDVCLVLGDNLIYGEGLIKTLQSSVAKVKEKREGVVFGYYVNNPSDYGIVEFDQNNQVISIQEKPKCPKSNFAVIGLYFYPNDVTTKAKQVVPSSRGELEITSINQLYLQEQRLQVEFLGRGYAWLDTGTYDHLLEASNFIEIIEKRQGLKIACIEEIAYKMGYISRQDLQNLGKNMEKNQYGQYILKIAEQ
- the rfbB gene encoding dTDP-glucose 4,6-dehydratase produces the protein MRNILITGGAGFIGSNFIDYFLKRYPHYKIFNLDVLTYAGKLENMNEFYHHPNHTFIQGDICDLNLLGEIFEKYKIDSIIHFAAESHVDNSIASPNAFVQTNINGTFSLLQTALHFWLKNPFDYKTPYGIFHHISTDEVYGSLGDTGYFTETTPYAPNSPYSASKASSDMLVKSYHHTYGLKTFITNCSNNYGPKQHDEKLIPTIIRKAINQEDIPIYGNGLNIRDWLYVLDHCAGIDLVFHSQNFGETYNIGGNNEHTNIQIAHLVCKILDELHPKAKGKYSDQITYVKDRLGHDHRYAIDASKIRNQLNWTTHYPFVSGIHQTILWYLKSQG